From the Octadecabacter antarcticus 307 genome, one window contains:
- a CDS encoding DUF4113 domain-containing protein, whose protein sequence is MASEGMKRPWQLRSDHRSPRYPTRFAGGSMREGWVN, encoded by the coding sequence TTGGCGAGTGAAGGGATGAAGCGACCTTGGCAGCTGCGGTCCGATCACCGAAGTCCAAGGTATCCGACCCGGTTTGCCGGTGGTTCGATGAGGGAAGGGTGGGTAAATTAG
- a CDS encoding ANTAR domain-containing response regulator produces the protein MNQNLRILVVEPDPERVRAIIDALKDAGWSDVKALAHMSALDRTVKEFAPDIVLIDLANPDRDTLEHISHATETSKRAVALFVDQTDDILTQAALSAGVSAYVVDGLKMDRIKSVLETAIARFKIMRQMQSELDAAKQALEDRKTIDRAKGILMRQRGLSEDDAYNLLRKTAMSQNRKVFDVAHALVTAAELLS, from the coding sequence ATGAACCAAAATCTGCGCATTCTCGTTGTTGAGCCTGACCCCGAAAGAGTGCGCGCGATTATTGACGCGTTAAAGGATGCAGGCTGGTCGGACGTCAAGGCGCTGGCGCACATGTCGGCACTCGACCGGACAGTCAAAGAATTTGCACCCGATATTGTGCTAATCGACCTTGCCAACCCGGATCGTGACACGCTTGAACATATCTCCCATGCGACAGAGACATCCAAACGGGCCGTTGCGTTGTTTGTCGATCAAACCGATGACATCCTGACGCAAGCGGCGCTGAGCGCGGGGGTGAGCGCCTATGTGGTCGATGGCCTCAAGATGGACAGGATCAAGTCGGTTCTGGAAACGGCAATTGCGCGGTTCAAGATTATGCGCCAGATGCAGTCCGAATTGGACGCGGCCAAACAGGCACTAGAGGACCGCAAAACAATTGACCGCGCCAAAGGGATTTTGATGCGCCAACGTGGTTTGTCGGAAGACGACGCATATAATTTATTGCGCAAAACCGCGATGAGCCAGAACCGCAAAGTCTTCGATGTCGCCCATGCCCTTGTCACGGCCGCGGAGCTGTTGTCGTGA
- a CDS encoding CmpA/NrtA family ABC transporter substrate-binding protein gives MSQTVLNCGYVPLVDCAPLVIAKELGFAGEEGLALNLVRQPSWSALRDMLALGHLDAAQMLSPMPVAMSIGLGGLPARVDTLMVLSVNGTVFGVSNDVAADIGTVPFGDANALLSALSTRKGAKLRVGVPFHYSMHRLLLSYWTSTAPNLQIEEITVPPPRMADAVADGFVDAFWVGEPWGSVAVGQNVAQLMMTGKDVWQFAPEKVLAARHDWVEANGDASAQLMRAVYKASAWLDAQKNTPLAVEILARSEHLSMSPDLIDPALSGDIVTKQNTAPTPVGRFLQFHKHAATFPWRSQAAWIASQLGADVAGIEKAKACFRADLYRQNLAGIGADMPGASEKEEGALHFETAVASTRGHIILSPDAFFDGRIFDFS, from the coding sequence GTGAGCCAAACCGTCTTGAATTGCGGCTATGTACCGTTGGTGGATTGCGCCCCGCTGGTGATCGCCAAAGAGCTCGGGTTTGCGGGCGAGGAAGGGCTGGCGCTTAACCTCGTGCGCCAGCCGTCATGGTCGGCCCTGCGCGATATGCTGGCCCTTGGGCATTTGGACGCCGCGCAAATGCTGTCCCCGATGCCTGTGGCGATGTCCATCGGGCTTGGCGGGTTGCCGGCGCGGGTCGATACCCTGATGGTCTTGTCCGTGAATGGCACAGTGTTTGGCGTTTCAAACGATGTGGCTGCAGACATCGGCACTGTGCCGTTTGGCGATGCCAATGCCCTGTTGTCTGCGTTGAGTACTCGAAAGGGCGCGAAGCTGCGCGTCGGAGTACCCTTTCACTATTCCATGCACCGCTTGTTGTTGTCGTATTGGACATCGACCGCACCTAACTTGCAGATCGAAGAAATCACAGTGCCGCCGCCGCGTATGGCCGATGCCGTCGCTGACGGGTTCGTTGATGCCTTCTGGGTGGGTGAACCTTGGGGGAGCGTCGCAGTCGGGCAAAATGTGGCTCAGCTGATGATGACGGGCAAAGATGTTTGGCAGTTCGCACCAGAAAAGGTCCTCGCGGCGCGCCATGATTGGGTCGAGGCAAATGGCGATGCATCCGCGCAACTGATGCGCGCGGTCTATAAGGCATCCGCCTGGCTTGATGCTCAAAAGAACACACCCTTGGCTGTCGAAATTCTGGCCCGCAGCGAACACCTCAGCATGTCACCGGACTTAATTGATCCCGCACTTTCCGGCGATATCGTCACCAAACAAAACACCGCCCCGACGCCAGTGGGCCGCTTTTTACAGTTTCATAAACATGCGGCGACGTTTCCTTGGCGCAGTCAGGCCGCATGGATCGCATCCCAACTTGGTGCGGACGTCGCAGGGATAGAAAAGGCCAAGGCATGTTTTCGAGCAGACCTTTATCGTCAGAACCTTGCAGGCATCGGCGCTGACATGCCCGGTGCATCTGAAAAAGAAGAGGGCGCGCTGCACTTTGAAACGGCAGTGGCGTCCACCCGCGGGCATATAATTCTTTCTCCCGATGCCTTCTTTGACGGCAGAATCTTCGATTTCTCCTAG
- a CDS encoding CmpA/NrtA family ABC transporter substrate-binding protein — MKKTLAILLATSSLLATTAAAQSLDLEKEDLTLGFIKLTDMAPLAVAYELRYFEDEGLFVTLEAQANWKVLLDGVISGELDGAHMLAGQPLAATIGYGTEAHIITPFSMGLNGNAITVSNEIWDEMKPNVPLMEDGRPQHPISASALAPVVENHLDRGEPFNMGMVFPVSNHNYEIRYWLAAGGLEPGFYSEQDISGQIGADVLLSVTPPPQMPSTMEAGTIFGYAVGEPWNQQAVFKGIGVPVITDYDMWKNNPEKVFGITAEFAEDYPNTTIALTKALIRATIWLDENDNANREEAVQMLARPEYVGADAEVIANSMTGFFEFEKGDVRPAPDFNVFFRYNATYPFYSDAIWYLTQMRRWGQIAETMSDEWYFETAADVYRPDIYLEAARLLVGEGLANEADFPWDSDGFKAATPAEDIIDAIPYDGRAPNAYIDSLPIGLKSGQTVIDGEIQG; from the coding sequence ATGAAAAAGACACTTGCGATCTTACTGGCAACGTCCAGCTTGTTGGCCACCACTGCGGCGGCCCAATCTTTGGATCTTGAAAAAGAAGACCTAACACTCGGATTTATTAAACTGACAGACATGGCCCCGCTCGCGGTTGCCTATGAGCTGAGGTATTTTGAGGACGAGGGTCTGTTCGTGACCCTTGAGGCGCAAGCAAACTGGAAGGTCTTGCTCGATGGCGTGATCAGCGGCGAGCTGGACGGCGCGCATATGTTAGCGGGTCAGCCTTTGGCGGCAACAATCGGCTACGGCACCGAAGCGCATATCATCACGCCGTTCTCGATGGGTCTGAACGGAAACGCGATCACGGTATCCAATGAAATCTGGGACGAAATGAAGCCAAACGTTCCCCTGATGGAAGATGGTCGCCCGCAACATCCCATTAGCGCAAGCGCTTTAGCACCTGTTGTCGAAAACCACCTCGACCGTGGTGAGCCGTTCAACATGGGCATGGTGTTCCCTGTGTCCAACCACAACTACGAAATCCGCTACTGGCTCGCCGCTGGCGGTCTGGAGCCCGGGTTTTACAGCGAGCAGGATATTTCCGGCCAGATCGGCGCGGATGTGTTGTTGTCCGTAACACCGCCGCCGCAAATGCCGTCCACGATGGAGGCAGGCACAATCTTTGGCTATGCGGTTGGTGAACCGTGGAACCAACAGGCCGTGTTCAAGGGCATCGGCGTTCCGGTGATCACCGATTACGACATGTGGAAGAACAATCCCGAAAAGGTGTTCGGCATCACCGCCGAATTCGCCGAAGACTATCCAAACACCACAATCGCTCTGACCAAGGCCTTGATCCGTGCCACGATCTGGCTGGATGAAAATGACAATGCGAACCGCGAAGAAGCCGTGCAGATGTTGGCGCGCCCCGAATATGTGGGTGCGGACGCCGAAGTCATCGCCAATTCCATGACCGGTTTCTTTGAATTCGAAAAAGGCGACGTTCGCCCTGCACCTGATTTCAACGTCTTCTTTCGCTATAACGCGACCTATCCGTTCTATTCGGACGCGATTTGGTATCTGACGCAGATGCGCCGCTGGGGGCAGATCGCCGAAACCATGTCAGACGAGTGGTATTTTGAAACCGCCGCCGATGTGTACCGCCCTGATATCTACCTTGAGGCCGCGCGTCTGTTGGTCGGCGAGGGGCTCGCTAACGAGGCTGATTTCCCATGGGACAGTGACGGGTTCAAAGCCGCCACACCTGCGGAAGATATCATCGACGCCATTCCCTACGATGGCCGCGCGCCGAACGCCTATATCGACAGCCTGCCGATCGGTCTGAAATCCGGCCAGACTGTCATTGACGGCGAAATTCAAGGCTAA
- a CDS encoding ABC transporter permease, whose amino-acid sequence MTAIDPTILDAEARRARRFVRINKADAWFCVFGLSWLTPILRAAAGDNPRAQAGEVWRLLGVPILSIAVFVTMWATLAPTVQTSLGAVPGPVQVWEQVGELRQDSIREGEREAAFYERQDARNADAIANGNTNAVRDRIYTGKPTYYDQIWTSIKTVFFGFLIASIIAIPLGIAAGLSVTANAALNPLIQIFKPVSPLAWLPIVTMIVSAVYTTNDGWFEKSFLVSAITVTLCSLWPTLINTALGVSSIDKDLVSVSRVLKMNTYTKITKLVLPSALPLIFTGLRLSLGVGWMVLIAAEMLAQNPGLGKFVWDEFQNGSSQSLARIMVAVFTIGIIGFLLDRVMYALQSMFTFSNSR is encoded by the coding sequence ATGACCGCGATTGACCCCACCATCCTTGACGCAGAAGCCCGCCGGGCGCGCCGCTTTGTCCGCATTAACAAAGCTGACGCATGGTTTTGCGTGTTTGGCCTGTCATGGCTTACACCGATCCTGCGCGCCGCCGCAGGGGACAACCCGCGCGCCCAAGCTGGCGAAGTCTGGCGGCTTTTAGGTGTGCCGATCTTGTCGATTGCTGTGTTTGTTACGATGTGGGCGACACTTGCACCGACGGTGCAAACGTCCCTCGGTGCGGTGCCCGGTCCGGTGCAGGTTTGGGAACAGGTCGGAGAGTTGCGCCAAGATTCCATCCGCGAAGGCGAACGCGAGGCCGCGTTTTATGAACGCCAAGACGCGCGCAATGCCGACGCGATTGCCAATGGTAATACCAACGCTGTTCGCGACCGTATCTATACCGGCAAGCCCACGTATTATGATCAAATCTGGACCTCGATCAAAACGGTATTTTTCGGGTTCCTGATAGCATCAATCATCGCCATCCCGCTCGGCATCGCGGCGGGGCTTTCGGTGACGGCAAATGCCGCGTTGAACCCGTTGATCCAGATCTTCAAACCTGTGTCCCCACTGGCGTGGTTGCCGATCGTTACCATGATCGTGTCCGCCGTTTACACGACCAATGACGGATGGTTCGAAAAATCATTTCTGGTGTCGGCCATCACGGTGACCCTGTGCTCACTTTGGCCCACGCTGATCAACACCGCACTCGGCGTCAGCAGCATCGACAAAGACCTTGTAAGCGTCAGCCGTGTGCTGAAAATGAACACCTACACCAAGATCACCAAGTTGGTTCTGCCCTCGGCCCTTCCATTGATCTTTACCGGATTGCGCCTGTCGCTTGGTGTGGGCTGGATGGTTTTGATCGCTGCAGAAATGCTGGCCCAGAACCCCGGTCTTGGCAAATTCGTCTGGGATGAATTCCAGAACGGATCCTCCCAATCGCTGGCCCGCATCATGGTCGCCGTGTTCACCATCGGCATCATCGGGTTCTTGTTGGACCGCGTGATGTATGCGCTGCAGTCCATGTTCACATTCTCGAACAGTCGGTGA
- the nirB gene encoding nitrite reductase large subunit NirB, with protein MTQKLIVIGAGMATGRMLETLVEAEADYYITLINGEARGNYNRIMLSPVLSGDKTYNEIVTHDDEWYKLYKIKTRFGCFVQNIDRENQTVTTDTGEVLAYDKLVFGTGSNPFMIPLPGHDLEGVIAYRDLEDTQRMMDLGPAHKCVVIGGGLLGLEAAAGMAARGVDVTVVHIMGHLMERQLDEAAGYLLRKALVDKGITVKCTANSKEILGKDGHVKALLLDDGTELACDLLVMAVGIRPNVKLAQDAGLAVGKGIHVDDQMVTSDANVLAVGECVEHDGAIFGLVAPLYDQAKVAAQTLMGQQAQFVQKELSTKLKVTGCDLFSAGDFADGEGREDIVFRDPARGVYRRLVIENNVVKGAVMYGDTADSNWFFGLIRDKLDISDMRDTLIFGPAYQGGTPLDPLAAVAALPRDAEICGCNGICKGQIEDAIAAGATDLGAVRLTTKASGSCGTCTGLVEQVLAVTLGDEFVIPAVAAVCGCTAMTHEDVRRMIKSQRLISMPAVWQECGWKTSCGCHVCRPALNFYLLADWPLEYQDDPQSRFINERKHANIQKDGTFSVVPRMWGGITTPDELRAIADAADKYAVPTVKVTGGQRIDLLGVKGEDLPDIWADLNAAGMVSGHAYSKGLRTVKTCVGTDHCRFGTQDSTGLGIKLEKELWGSWTPHKLKLGVSGCPRNCAEATCKDIGVICVDSGYQVSIGGAAGMDVRETELMVQVATEEEAIEVIKAVTQLYRENAKYLDRIYKWMGKVGLDWIKERVETEGPALVERFELSQSIYRKDPWADHVQTKADRYRPLANLSLEAAE; from the coding sequence ATGACACAGAAATTGATCGTCATCGGTGCAGGCATGGCCACGGGCCGAATGCTTGAAACGCTGGTCGAGGCAGAGGCGGATTACTACATCACGTTGATCAACGGCGAGGCGCGCGGAAACTACAACCGAATCATGCTGTCGCCCGTTTTATCTGGCGACAAGACGTACAACGAAATCGTCACCCACGATGACGAATGGTACAAATTGTACAAAATAAAAACCCGTTTCGGCTGTTTTGTACAAAATATTGACCGCGAAAACCAGACGGTCACGACCGATACGGGCGAGGTTCTTGCCTACGACAAGCTGGTCTTTGGCACAGGGTCCAATCCGTTCATGATCCCGCTGCCCGGTCACGATCTTGAGGGCGTGATTGCCTACCGCGATCTGGAAGACACGCAGCGGATGATGGACCTTGGGCCAGCGCATAAATGCGTTGTGATCGGTGGTGGACTGCTGGGGCTAGAAGCCGCCGCAGGTATGGCCGCGCGTGGTGTGGATGTGACCGTGGTGCACATCATGGGCCATCTGATGGAACGCCAGTTGGACGAAGCGGCGGGATATCTGTTGCGCAAGGCGTTGGTGGACAAAGGCATCACCGTGAAATGCACCGCAAATTCGAAGGAAATTTTGGGTAAGGATGGTCACGTCAAAGCGTTACTGTTGGACGATGGCACCGAATTGGCGTGCGATCTGTTGGTCATGGCCGTGGGCATCCGGCCCAACGTCAAACTCGCTCAGGACGCGGGGCTGGCGGTGGGCAAAGGCATCCATGTGGATGACCAGATGGTCACGTCTGACGCTAATGTATTGGCCGTTGGGGAATGCGTTGAACATGACGGGGCGATCTTTGGCCTTGTTGCACCCCTTTATGATCAAGCGAAGGTGGCTGCACAGACGTTGATGGGGCAGCAGGCCCAGTTTGTGCAAAAGGAGCTGTCGACAAAATTGAAGGTCACGGGCTGTGATCTGTTCAGTGCCGGTGATTTCGCGGATGGTGAAGGCCGCGAGGACATTGTTTTTCGCGATCCGGCTCGTGGTGTCTATCGCCGTTTGGTGATTGAGAACAACGTCGTCAAAGGTGCCGTGATGTATGGCGATACCGCCGACAGCAACTGGTTCTTCGGCCTGATCCGCGACAAGCTCGACATCTCTGACATGCGCGATACGCTGATCTTTGGCCCCGCCTATCAAGGGGGGACCCCCCTGGACCCTTTAGCAGCTGTTGCAGCCTTACCGCGTGACGCGGAGATCTGTGGCTGCAACGGAATCTGCAAAGGACAAATCGAAGATGCGATCGCAGCGGGTGCCACTGATCTGGGCGCCGTGCGGTTAACCACCAAGGCATCCGGGTCCTGCGGGACTTGCACGGGACTGGTCGAACAGGTGTTGGCGGTGACGCTGGGCGATGAATTTGTGATCCCTGCGGTTGCGGCAGTTTGTGGGTGCACCGCAATGACCCACGAAGATGTGCGGCGCATGATCAAATCACAGCGTTTGATATCCATGCCTGCCGTCTGGCAGGAATGCGGCTGGAAGACATCGTGCGGGTGCCATGTGTGTCGTCCTGCGTTGAATTTCTACCTGCTGGCCGATTGGCCGCTGGAATACCAAGACGACCCGCAGTCGCGGTTCATCAACGAACGCAAACACGCCAACATCCAGAAAGACGGAACGTTCAGTGTCGTTCCGCGCATGTGGGGCGGGATTACAACGCCTGATGAGTTGCGCGCGATTGCGGACGCCGCCGACAAATACGCGGTACCCACGGTCAAGGTCACCGGCGGGCAGCGCATTGATCTGCTGGGTGTGAAGGGCGAAGATTTACCAGATATCTGGGCCGATCTAAACGCGGCTGGCATGGTGTCTGGACATGCCTATTCAAAGGGGTTGCGCACGGTGAAAACCTGCGTTGGCACGGATCATTGCCGCTTTGGCACGCAGGACAGCACGGGTCTCGGGATCAAGCTGGAAAAAGAACTTTGGGGGTCATGGACGCCGCATAAATTAAAGCTCGGCGTTTCTGGTTGCCCGCGCAATTGCGCTGAGGCGACGTGCAAGGATATCGGCGTGATCTGCGTCGACAGCGGATATCAGGTCAGCATTGGCGGGGCCGCTGGCATGGATGTGCGCGAAACCGAATTGATGGTTCAGGTCGCGACTGAAGAGGAGGCGATTGAAGTGATCAAGGCGGTGACGCAGCTGTATCGTGAGAACGCCAAATACCTTGACCGGATTTATAAATGGATGGGCAAGGTGGGTCTTGATTGGATCAAGGAACGTGTTGAAACCGAAGGGCCGGCCTTGGTTGAGCGGTTCGAGCTGAGCCAATCCATTTACCGCAAAGATCCCTGGGCCGATCACGTCCAGACGAAGGCGGATCGGTATCGACCGTTGGCGAACTTGTCGTTGGAGGCCGCGGAATGA
- the nirD gene encoding nitrite reductase small subunit NirD has protein sequence MSDWIDIAPLENVPQRGARMIKTAFGCVAVFRTAEDEVFALDNACPHKAGPLAEGIVHGKSVTCPLHNWVISLETGEAQGADEGRVVSYPARVESGRILLDRAFLKARVAA, from the coding sequence ATGAGCGATTGGATCGATATAGCACCGCTTGAAAACGTGCCTCAGCGCGGTGCGCGAATGATCAAGACGGCATTTGGCTGCGTTGCGGTGTTTCGGACGGCCGAGGACGAGGTTTTCGCACTGGATAATGCCTGCCCGCACAAAGCAGGGCCGTTGGCCGAAGGTATTGTACACGGAAAATCAGTAACTTGTCCGCTGCACAACTGGGTCATTTCACTTGAAACCGGTGAGGCGCAAGGCGCGGATGAGGGTCGCGTGGTGAGCTATCCCGCACGGGTCGAAAGTGGGCGTATTCTGTTGGACCGCGCGTTTTTGAAAGCACGGGTGGCAGCATGA
- a CDS encoding nitrate reductase has product MSLTRTTCPYCGVGCGVLAGVDGTIKGDPDHPANFGRLCSKGAALGETIDLEGRLLHPKVNGADTDWDTALDLVAQKFSAAIAEHGPESVAFYASGQLLTEDYYVANKLMKGFIGAANIDTNSRLCMASSVAGHKRAFGTDTVPGTYADLEQADLIVLVGSNLAWCHPVLYQRIAAAKDARPDMRIVNIDPRRTATTDLADTHLQIAPDGDIALFNGLLAHLVDGGKLDATFTGNHVNGVAEAISAARASNTADTGLTPHELNAFFTLWAQTEKVVTIYSQGVNQSSCGTDKVNAILNCHLATGRIGRAGAGPFSVTGQPNAMGGREVGGLANMLANHLELDNADHRQVVQDFWDSPTICTKPGLKAVDLFEACANGQIKALWVISTNPAVSLPDSDRVAAAIAKVQFVVTSDIMEKTDTNDLAHVLLPATGWGEKDGTVTNSERRISRQRAFLPAPGSARPDWEILSDVAARMGFSEAFDYQKPADIFAEYVALDTAASHIARDLDLSIFADADYAGLIPTQWPRNDHRFFVDGRFYHPDGKARMIAVTAPILSKPRFTLNTGRNRDQWHTMTRTGKSPRLGAHLAEPYVEVNPVDATDLGAAPGSLIAVESIYGRTLLRALITPRVAQGQLFAPMHWTRQRTTAGIVNSVTAPLTDPFSGQPALKSCTVTAQVYRAKWYGFLACINEPAPQTPFAAIAPTQTGWQVELAGGKMPVDWESEARQLCGQTGGDASIQTDPTIGSIRIAITQNGQITALFFAAPTPVVVSRTAIIDMIGTDTPPLTALAGRSPSDRPDVGATVCACFNVGRNTLLAAVANGAHSVAALGEATCAGTNCGSCKPELTALLAQAQLPMAAE; this is encoded by the coding sequence ATGAGCCTGACCCGCACAACATGCCCCTATTGCGGCGTGGGCTGCGGGGTGCTGGCGGGGGTGGATGGGACCATCAAAGGCGATCCCGATCATCCGGCAAACTTTGGGCGGCTGTGTTCCAAGGGTGCGGCATTGGGAGAAACGATTGATCTTGAGGGGCGGTTGTTGCACCCGAAAGTCAACGGTGCGGATACCGATTGGGACACAGCCCTTGATCTGGTCGCGCAGAAATTCAGTGCTGCGATTGCTGAACACGGGCCCGAAAGCGTAGCGTTTTATGCGTCGGGCCAGTTGCTGACGGAGGACTACTACGTCGCCAATAAGCTGATGAAAGGGTTCATCGGGGCTGCTAATATCGACACAAATTCGCGCCTTTGCATGGCGTCGTCTGTCGCGGGGCACAAACGCGCTTTTGGGACTGATACGGTTCCGGGTACCTATGCAGATTTGGAACAGGCCGACCTGATTGTGCTGGTCGGCTCCAACCTGGCGTGGTGCCATCCAGTGTTGTATCAGCGAATTGCGGCGGCGAAAGACGCGCGGCCAGACATGCGCATCGTCAACATCGACCCGCGTCGCACAGCCACAACAGACCTTGCAGACACGCATCTGCAAATCGCACCTGACGGCGATATTGCGCTGTTCAACGGGCTGCTTGCGCATCTGGTAGATGGTGGAAAACTTGATGCGACATTCACGGGAAACCACGTCAATGGCGTGGCAGAGGCAATCTCCGCAGCGCGTGCATCAAATACAGCCGATACGGGCCTGACACCCCACGAACTGAACGCGTTTTTCACGCTTTGGGCGCAGACCGAAAAGGTCGTGACAATCTATTCCCAAGGGGTGAACCAATCCAGCTGTGGCACCGACAAGGTCAACGCCATCCTGAATTGTCATTTGGCGACGGGCCGCATCGGGCGCGCGGGGGCCGGGCCATTTTCTGTCACCGGTCAACCCAATGCGATGGGCGGGCGCGAAGTCGGGGGGCTGGCCAATATGCTGGCCAATCATCTTGAATTAGACAATGCTGACCATCGACAGGTGGTGCAGGATTTCTGGGACAGCCCGACCATTTGCACAAAACCGGGCCTGAAGGCGGTCGATCTGTTTGAGGCCTGTGCGAACGGGCAAATCAAGGCGCTGTGGGTGATATCGACCAATCCTGCTGTGTCTTTGCCCGATTCTGACAGAGTCGCAGCTGCCATCGCCAAGGTTCAGTTTGTCGTCACGTCCGACATCATGGAAAAGACAGATACCAACGATCTTGCTCATGTTCTTTTGCCGGCCACTGGGTGGGGCGAAAAGGACGGAACCGTCACCAACTCCGAACGCCGTATTTCGCGTCAACGGGCATTCTTGCCGGCCCCCGGAAGTGCGCGGCCCGATTGGGAGATCCTCAGCGACGTGGCGGCGCGCATGGGGTTTTCGGAGGCCTTTGATTATCAAAAACCTGCTGATATTTTTGCGGAATACGTGGCGCTGGATACGGCGGCGTCGCACATCGCGCGTGATCTGGATTTAAGCATTTTTGCTGATGCTGATTATGCCGGTCTGATTCCGACACAATGGCCGCGAAATGATCATCGGTTTTTTGTGGACGGTCGTTTTTATCATCCCGACGGCAAAGCGCGGATGATCGCGGTTACCGCGCCGATACTGTCAAAACCACGATTCACACTCAACACAGGGCGCAACCGCGACCAGTGGCACACGATGACGCGGACGGGTAAGTCTCCGCGACTAGGTGCCCATCTCGCCGAACCATATGTTGAGGTTAACCCAGTGGACGCAACCGATTTGGGGGCCGCGCCCGGTTCTTTAATCGCAGTGGAAAGTATCTATGGACGCACGCTTTTGCGGGCCTTGATTACGCCCCGTGTAGCGCAAGGACAGCTTTTTGCGCCGATGCATTGGACACGACAGCGCACAACTGCGGGGATCGTTAACAGCGTCACAGCACCGCTGACGGATCCGTTTTCAGGCCAGCCTGCGTTGAAATCTTGCACCGTGACAGCACAGGTTTACAGGGCGAAGTGGTACGGTTTTCTGGCGTGCATCAATGAACCTGCCCCCCAAACACCCTTCGCCGCTATCGCGCCGACGCAAACCGGCTGGCAGGTGGAACTGGCGGGTGGCAAAATGCCTGTCGATTGGGAAAGCGAGGCACGACAGTTGTGTGGCCAAACGGGGGGCGATGCATCAATCCAAACAGACCCGACCATTGGAAGCATCCGCATCGCCATAACGCAGAACGGCCAAATCACAGCGCTGTTTTTTGCCGCGCCGACCCCTGTTGTCGTGTCGCGCACAGCGATCATTGACATGATCGGCACGGACACACCGCCGCTTACCGCATTGGCTGGGCGCAGCCCCTCTGATCGGCCAGACGTGGGCGCAACCGTTTGTGCGTGTTTCAACGTGGGCCGAAATACTCTGCTGGCCGCCGTTGCGAATGGCGCGCACAGTGTCGCCGCTTTGGGCGAGGCAACCTGTGCAGGCACCAACTGTGGATCCTGTAAGCCTGAATTGACCGCCCTCTTGGCGCAGGCTCAGCTCCCGATGGCGGCAGAATGA
- a CDS encoding glycosyl transferase family protein translates to MTLAPFVQIVARGKGRARAMTMDEAQEAMAMILTGDAAPEAVGALLMVMRLRGETADEIAGFTAALRAHAAGTLPKADLDWPSYAAGRSRGAPLFLLAARLVGQAGYAVSMHGWNSHQSATASVREAIDLAGPNVSYSPLETLSPEAFAVLNLRDTFGLRSCFNTVLRMWNPSGARATVQGVFHPSYRSLQAQATALLGQKDLSIIKGGGGEFERHPSKETVVFGLRDGALIQETAAHILQDTRKLHEAGETINLSDLWHGRVRDPFAIATITGTAALALWTLRAAPTPDEAHQLARGLWASRHHTESLSA, encoded by the coding sequence ATGACTCTCGCGCCGTTTGTTCAGATCGTTGCGCGCGGTAAGGGACGTGCACGGGCGATGACGATGGATGAGGCGCAAGAGGCGATGGCGATGATCCTGACGGGGGACGCCGCGCCCGAGGCGGTTGGCGCGTTATTAATGGTCATGCGTCTGCGCGGGGAAACAGCGGATGAGATTGCGGGGTTCACCGCCGCCTTGCGCGCCCATGCGGCGGGGACATTGCCGAAAGCAGACCTTGATTGGCCGTCCTATGCCGCAGGACGCAGTCGTGGTGCGCCGTTGTTTTTGCTCGCCGCGCGGCTTGTTGGTCAGGCGGGGTACGCTGTGTCGATGCACGGTTGGAATTCGCATCAATCAGCCACCGCGTCCGTGCGCGAAGCGATTGACCTTGCGGGGCCGAATGTGAGTTATTCACCCCTTGAAACGCTCAGCCCTGAGGCGTTTGCGGTGTTGAACCTACGCGATACCTTCGGATTGCGGTCGTGTTTCAACACGGTGCTGCGGATGTGGAACCCGTCCGGTGCCCGCGCCACAGTTCAAGGCGTATTTCATCCGTCATACCGCAGCCTTCAGGCGCAGGCCACCGCACTTTTGGGGCAAAAGGATCTAAGCATTATCAAAGGCGGTGGTGGTGAGTTTGAGCGCCACCCGTCCAAGGAAACTGTGGTTTTCGGGTTGCGGGATGGTGCGCTTATTCAGGAAACCGCAGCGCATATTCTACAAGACACCCGCAAGCTGCACGAAGCCGGTGAAACGATTAATCTATCTGATCTTTGGCACGGCCGCGTGCGTGATCCGTTTGCGATTGCCACGATCACCGGAACGGCTGCGCTGGCGCTTTGGACGCTTAGGGCGGCCCCGACACCTGATGAAGCACACCAATTGGCGCGGGGTCTTTGGGCCTCGCGTCATCACACAGAAAGCCTGTCCGCATGA